The window CATTATGTAATGCCGATTTTATAGATTATTTGGTAAAGTATTCGAAAACTTTGCGTTCGCGAAATATAGTTTTGGAGCAAAAAAAAACTATTGTGTTGGATTCTATAGATGAAATTTTTGCACCGACAGCCGTTTATATTACAAAAGAACGAGCTAAAATTATAGAAGAATTTAATAAAGAGTTTTCTTTGCTGTACGAGCAAATAGGCGGAATTTCGGGAGTTGAAATTATTTATCGTCCTGCAATAAAAGCCGAAACCGTAGAAGAATTTTTAATTCTTCTTGCGGAAAAAAGACAGTCGGACTTATTTGACAAAACAACTTCCCTCGGACCTCACCGTGATAGAATTCATTTTATAAAAGATAAAAAACCGTTTATAGAACATGCTTCAAACGGACAAAAAAGACTTTTAGCCTTAGTTTTAAGAATGCTTCAAGCTAAAGAGTATACAAAAAAAACGGGAAGAAAACCCGTTTTTCTTATGGACGATGTTCTTCTTGAATTGGACCCGGAAAAACGCCGTAAATTTATGGAAATTTTACCTGAATATGAACAATTATTTTGTACATTTTTGCCCGGAGAACCGTATAAAAATTATCAAAAAGAAAAAACTAAGGTATATTTTGTAGAAGAAGGACAATTTAAACTATATGTATGATATAATTGCAAAAAATTATTCTGAAATTTTCCCTTTAGATAACGGTTTTTCGGAATCTATATATAAATACTATCAAGAAAAAAATATAAAACCGCAAAATATTAGAATTCTTGATGTAGGTTGTGCCGTAGGAGATTTATCTTTAAAATTATCGGGTTACGGTTTTAATATAGTCGGTATAGATTTATCCGAATCTATGTTGGCAATTGCAAAATCGAAAATTTGCGGACAATCCAATTTAAAATTCGAAAAATTGAATATGCTCGATATTCAAAAATTGGGTAAATTCGATATTGTAATATGTTTCGGTAATACTGTTTCTCATCTTAAAAATGAAAAAGAAATTGAAGATTTTTTTATTGCCGTTTATAATATACTTAATGCGGACGGTATATTTTATTTTGAAGCCTTGAATTACGGTGAAATTTTAAACGAAAAAACCGCATATTTTCCTGTAATTGAAACGGAGAATTTTATTTTTAATAGAAGTTATAATTATTATAAAAAAAATATTGTATCTTTTGAAATTAAATTTAAAGATAAAAAATTAAATAAAACATATTCCGATTTAATAAATTTATTTCCTATAACGAAAGAAATGATATTAAATTTTTTAAAAAGAGCAGGATTTTCAAAGATAAAGTATATAGCAAATAATATTGAGAAAAAAACTTTTATGGAAGAATTTAATATAAACTATGAAGCAATAAAATAAATATTAAAATTATAAAGTATTATGAAAAATTTTAAAACATCTGAAGAATTGGTAAATATGTTCTCTCAAAAACTTGAAGGGTTAATGCATTTTAAAGAAAAGAATTACGGAGATAAAATTCTTTCAATATATGAAAAATGGGAAAAAATTATATCCGATGAAAAAATAGCGGCAAATTGCGAATTAAGCGATATAAATAACGGAATTGCAATTATAACTGTAAATCATTCCGGCTGGAGCCAACATATTTTTATGAAAAAAAAGAAAATTTTGGCGAATTTTAAAAAATTTTATCCTGAATTAAAAGTTAAAAATATTTCGGTAATCGTTCAAAGTAATTTTATACAAAATACACCGCCTAAGATAAAATCCGAATATACGCCTTCTGTCGAAGAAATCAGGGAAATTGAAGAATTTGAAAAAACATATAAAAAAGAAAAATCTATTGCACCTGAACTTGAAAATGCTCTTAAAAATTTAAAAAAAGCCGTTTTACAAAATAATATTAAACAATTGCAATAACAGGTAAAATACTATTGTTATTAACATATTTCCAAATATAATAAACAAGTTATCCACAAGCTGTAAAAGTAAAAAAAATTAATAAATTTATATGTGTATGAAATATTATAAAAATCACTGAAAAATTAGCTAAAAATCTCTAAATTCTCTATAAAATAGCTTATTTTTTGAATATTTTGGGACATTTTTTGCTATAAATAGTTTCACGTGAAACAGATTTATTTAATTGAAATTCACAAGAAATTTATCACAAGTTATCCACAAGATGTATTTTACAATAATGTAATATATAGTGTACAATTTATTATACACTGATTTTTTATAAAAGTTTTTCCAATACCGGAGTTAATGAAAAAGTTTTTATTATTTCTGCAATTTCTCTTTTTGACTTTTCGATTATTTCAGGTTTTATTGTATCTATTTTTACGGCTTTAATTAAGATATTTTTAGGAGTATGTTCAGTATCTATAAATTCTTCAATATTTACCTTGTACCCCGAAGCTTCTAAATATTTTGCTCGCAGCGTATCGGTTAAAAGTGAAGAAAATTTTTCGGTAATAATTCCATAATCCAATAATGATGAAAAAAAAGCGCTTTGCCGTATTTTTTGTTTATTTTGTCGGATTTGTGTATTCAGTTCATGCTGACAGCAAGGAACTGCAAAAATTATTTTTGCATTACTTTTAACGGCTTTTGCTAAGGCAAAATCCGTAGCGGTATCACAGGCATGTAAACTTATTACCATATCCGGTTCCGTATTAAATTTAAAATTACCGATATCACCGGTTTTAAAATTTAAATTTGAAAAATTACAAGTTTGTGCAAGGTTATTACAAAATTCTATAACATCTTTTTTTAAATCAAGTCCGTAAATTTGTGAAGGAATATGTTTTATTTCATTTAAATAATAGTATAAAGCAAAGCTTAGATATGCTTTTCCGCAGCCGAAATCTATTATATTTAATTCTTTTTTCTTACTTATTATTTTTAAAAGTATAGGTTCTATCGATTCTATAAATTCCAAATACTTGTTTATCTGTCTGAATTTATGATATTTATTGTTTATTATTTTTTCGTCATCGGTGAAAAAGTTAAGTTTTTTTAAAAACTCGGGAGGCGGAGAAATGGGTAAAAGGTAGGATTTAGGTTTATCATGTTCTAGTACAATAGTTTCTTTTTCTTTATAATCTTTTTCCAATAGTTTTATATTACCTTTATTATTTTGCATAAATATAAACCGTTTATCCTGTGTTTTGCTTTCAATGTTTTTAAATTCCGAAAATAATTTTTCGGCATAAATTAAAAAATCTTTTTCAGGTATATTTTCATGGAAAACTTTTAAATTTTCAAAACGTTCCATTTGAAATTGAAAGGTATTTTTTATAAGAATTTTTCTGATTTTAACTTTTTTACAAGGGTTTTGTTTTTTTACCGGTTTTGAAAAAACTGCCGATATGATATTTTGTCCGGTAAAAAATTTAGCGGCTTCTGTTATTGATATAAAGTTCATAATTACCTCTGTACCGAATATTAACATAAAATGTTTTTATACGCAATTGCCTTATTTTAAAGATATTTATATCAAAATAGATGTATTAAATTTGAATATTAGGTAAAATCGTTTAATCATTTTAAAAAATTTGTTTTAGATAAAGTCAAATCTGTTTTTTTAAATAACGGGTTTAAAATAAAAAAGGGGCATAAAAGCCCCTTTAGATGTCTTAATTGTTTCACGTGAAACATTGATTCAGTTTGTCATTCCTTCTACCATCAGTTTTTCAAACCAAAGGAATGTTCCTATAAGTATAGTTAAAGTACCGCTTGGACAAGGCGTTCCTTTTTTTACATAAACGGTAATACCGTTATTTTCAAATTTGTTGAAATCAGCAATTCTGCTCGGTGTGCCGACAACCACGGTCGGGTCTAGTGTTGTTCCGCCTCATGATGCGCACATACGCAAATAGCAATAAACAGAATCCGAATTTTTGGATTTTATTTTATCTCTTGCTGCGTCTTCAACTTTTACATCCATATTGTGCCTCCTGATAATTAATGTAATATAAATAATATACTATTACAAAAATTAAAAGTCAAATCAAATAATGAATATTAGATTTATAGATTGGTAGTATACATAATGTATTTTTATTAGGCTGAAATTTATAGGCTATTATTTTCTATTTTGTTATGAGATATAAATTAAAATCGGAAAGCTGATATTTAGATTACCTTATAGCCATTAACCTGTCCGCTTCGGCTTCGGTTATTACTTGTTCTTTTACCAAATCGTAAAATTGTTCGCTGTTGGTTTTTTCAAAAAAAAGAATGTCGTCGGTTCCTATACTTATCGGAACTCCTGCATCCAGCATTTTCCTTAACGGGTGTGTTTTTAAGCTTTTTACGGCACTTAGCATTATATTGCTTTGCGGGCATATATTACATCTTATTTTTTTATCAGCTAAGAATTGTAAGACTTTATCGTCTTTTGCAGCTCCTATTCCGTGTTGAACTTCGTTTAAGTCAAATATTTCTACAAATTTTTTAACCGAAGCCGCATCGGAGAATTCTCCTACGTGAGCTTTTTTCTTTAAGCCGTATTTTTCCGCCATCTTAAATAAAAAAACACAGTCTTCTATTCCTTCCGAAATTTCCGGACCGTATAAATCTATATTTTTAAAAATCTTGCTTTTCATCATAGGTTCAGCCCATTTTTTTATAAAGGGCTTTTCCAATGTTTTTGCTATACCTAATTCAGGCATAATTTTAATTTTTTTTCGTGTTTTTTTACCAGATTGTCTATAAATAATAAAAATTTATCTAAATTTTCATCAAATTGCCTGATAAAACCTATATCTATAGAGCCTTCAATATGCACGACATTATCATTTATAGCCTCTTGAATCGACATTTCTATTAAATCCATAACATCTTGTGCAGTTTGACATGCCGGACGTGTAAATTTGCCTATAACTTCGTGCATCTCATCCAAGCCGCTCATTTTTCGGGGAAAATTCGGAATTTCGAAACCTGCCCAATTTTTATAAGCGGAATAACGCATACTCAAATTTAAGTGGTTGTGAGTATCCGATTTAGGCTGTTTTTTATAATAATCAAAATCTTTCATTAAGAAAATCCTTTATCAGGCAGGTATAAGTATATCACGCTTTTGAAAAAATGTCATAGTAAATATACAAAAACCCGCATAAATTATCGGCATTTTTTTCTTAAAAGTTTAATCTTTAAGAAATTCAATGATTTTTTTAGCAACGGCTTCTTTTTCGATGCCGTTTACTACAATATGACCGCTTTTTTCCAAAATTAAATATTCATTTTGTGTCCTTAAATTTTTATCGATAATATTTTTAACTTTAAACGGAACGGATTTATCCGCTTTGGAAAGTACTGTAAGAGTTTGAGAGCGGATAAAGGGCAGATTTTTTAAAGAAAGTTTTTGCAGCCGGTATAAATCCGCCGATTTTGCTAAATATTCTATACCGTTATAGTCCGCTATAGCTGAAGCGTATTCGGGGTCGTTTTCACAGTTTTTTTTACCGCATGGAACCGTTTTAATAAAAAATTTTAAAAAAGGTGTAAATTTTATACGGTTATCGTAAGCTATAAATGCAGGAGCGCATAAAAATATTTTTTCAGGATTAAATCGTGCGGCGATTAAAGCTGTTAAAAGTCCGCCCATAGATAATCCTCCCACATATACATTCCCGTAGTCCGAACAAAGATTGATATAATCTTCACAAACCGCTCTAAGCCAGTCTTTCCATGTTGAAGCTAAAAAATCATCTTTATTTGTTCCGTGTCCCGGAAGACGCGGAATATAGACGTTGTATCCTGCTTCGTTTAATTGGCGTCCAAGCCAAACCATTTCGCGTGGAGAACCTGTGTATCCGTGAATGAGTAAAATTGCCGGAGCGGTTTTTAATCCCTTTAAAAGAAACGGTTTTGTAGTATCTGAAAGTTTAATCGGGTAATTATCAAAAAACATTCCTATCTCCCTTATAACTGTTCCGATATTATACACTTATATTTATTTTTTTTCAATTGTGAAAAAAGAATTTTAAAAAATTCAAAAGGTTTGATAATATTTGGTTTTATAGGCAGTTTCTTAATTTTATAAAAATTAAAAGATAAAACTCCGGTTTTCCCCTAATTGCTCAAGAGTTTTATCTTTGATATAATAATTTTAATGATAACAAAACCTATTACCGATTTAAGTTTACTTGAAAAATTTAAGACTCTCCACGAAGACGGAATGACGGTTTTTATGATTGGAGACGGGATTGCAAGGGGCGCTTTTTTTCATGGAACTCGTTTTGTAAATAAAATGCGGGCACAGCATGAGCTTGGTATTTTGGAAACTCTTGTTTTGGGGCACGCAAGTCTTTGTGCGGCGCTTTTAATACCTATGATGAAAGGACATGAAAGGACAGTGTTCCGCTGCGATACTAAGGGGCCTTTGGTAGGTTTCAGCACGGAAGCATTTAGTGAAGGTTTTGTTCGCGGATATCTTTTACAAGACCCTATAGTTTTAAATGAACAGCTTTCCAATTGGAATTTAAAGCCTCTTTTCGGAGAAGGAAAAATATCGGTTGTACGGTTTACCGAAGCCTCAATTAAAACCGGTACTCCGCCTATAACGGGTATTACCGAAATAAAACATAAAAATATTGCTTTGGATTTGTCCGAATATTTTTTACGGTCGGAGCAAACCGTAACGGGGTTTAATACCGGTATTCAATTCGATAAGGAAGGTAAAGTTATAGGCGCAGGCGGAATGTATATACAGCTTATGCCTAATGCGGATAATGATGAAAATAAAGAAATCATAGAAAAAATAGAACATGCGTTTTCGGCGGTTCCTTCTTTAGGGCAGTGGTTTTCCGAAGGAGGAAATAGGGAAGATGTTATTTTCGGTTTATTCCGCGATTGCGGAGTACAAGTTTTATTGGAGAGGCAAATAGATTTTAATTGTCCGTGTTCGGAAGACGGTTTCCGTAATAAATTATCCGTATTGCCTAAGCAAGAGCTTGAAGATATGTACAAAAACGGCAGCGATATAATTGAATTATACTGCCATAATTGCGGTTCTGTTTATAAATATAAAAAAGAAATTTTAAAAGAACTTTTAGTTTGATTTTTTTAGGATATTTTAAAAATGTTAGGAGAGTATTAAGATGAATTTTGCGGAACTAATGAATGTAAGGCAAAGCTGCCGCAGTTTTAATCCGAATAAAAAAGTTGAAAAAGATACGCTTTTACAAATTATAGAAGAAGCTCGTCTTTCTCCTTCGGCGTGTAATTCTCAGGCTTATAAAATTTTTGCCGTGCAAAACGAAAAAGCTGAAATAATTTCGGCCGCACGCGTAATGGGTATGAATAAATTTTTAAAAGATTGTTCTTCTTACATTTTAATTGCGGAGGATAAATATAATTTTACCGCAAAGATAGGAACCGAACTTTTTGAAACGGATTTTCGTTCAATCGATATAGGAATTCTTACAGCCAATATTGTAAATGCTGCAACCGATAAAAATATTCAAACTTGTATTTTAGGGGCGTTTTCCGAAAAGGAAATTTTAAAAAAATTGAATATAAATGCAAAATTAAGAATAATAATTGCATTAGGTTATGAAACCGAAAATTATCCGCATAGGAAAAAATCCAGGA is drawn from Treponema pedis and contains these coding sequences:
- a CDS encoding Hsp33 family molecular chaperone HslO, producing MITKPITDLSLLEKFKTLHEDGMTVFMIGDGIARGAFFHGTRFVNKMRAQHELGILETLVLGHASLCAALLIPMMKGHERTVFRCDTKGPLVGFSTEAFSEGFVRGYLLQDPIVLNEQLSNWNLKPLFGEGKISVVRFTEASIKTGTPPITGITEIKHKNIALDLSEYFLRSEQTVTGFNTGIQFDKEGKVIGAGGMYIQLMPNADNDENKEIIEKIEHAFSAVPSLGQWFSEGGNREDVIFGLFRDCGVQVLLERQIDFNCPCSEDGFRNKLSVLPKQELEDMYKNGSDIIELYCHNCGSVYKYKKEILKELLV
- a CDS encoding nitroreductase family protein; amino-acid sequence: MNFAELMNVRQSCRSFNPNKKVEKDTLLQIIEEARLSPSACNSQAYKIFAVQNEKAEIISAARVMGMNKFLKDCSSYILIAEDKYNFTAKIGTELFETDFRSIDIGILTANIVNAATDKNIQTCILGAFSEKEILKKLNINAKLRIIIALGYETENYPHRKKSRKDRDKVVQYI
- a CDS encoding alpha/beta hydrolase, which codes for MFFDNYPIKLSDTTKPFLLKGLKTAPAILLIHGYTGSPREMVWLGRQLNEAGYNVYIPRLPGHGTNKDDFLASTWKDWLRAVCEDYINLCSDYGNVYVGGLSMGGLLTALIAARFNPEKIFLCAPAFIAYDNRIKFTPFLKFFIKTVPCGKKNCENDPEYASAIADYNGIEYLAKSADLYRLQKLSLKNLPFIRSQTLTVLSKADKSVPFKVKNIIDKNLRTQNEYLILEKSGHIVVNGIEKEAVAKKIIEFLKD
- a CDS encoding class I SAM-dependent methyltransferase; protein product: MNFISITEAAKFFTGQNIISAVFSKPVKKQNPCKKVKIRKILIKNTFQFQMERFENLKVFHENIPEKDFLIYAEKLFSEFKNIESKTQDKRFIFMQNNKGNIKLLEKDYKEKETIVLEHDKPKSYLLPISPPPEFLKKLNFFTDDEKIINNKYHKFRQINKYLEFIESIEPILLKIISKKKELNIIDFGCGKAYLSFALYYYLNEIKHIPSQIYGLDLKKDVIEFCNNLAQTCNFSNLNFKTGDIGNFKFNTEPDMVISLHACDTATDFALAKAVKSNAKIIFAVPCCQHELNTQIRQNKQKIRQSAFFSSLLDYGIITEKFSSLLTDTLRAKYLEASGYKVNIEEFIDTEHTPKNILIKAVKIDTIKPEIIEKSKREIAEIIKTFSLTPVLEKLL
- the recF gene encoding DNA replication/repair protein RecF (All proteins in this family for which functions are known are DNA-binding proteins that assist the filamentation of RecA onto DNA for the initiation of recombination or recombinational repair.), which encodes MPFLSVSFYNFRNLKDGAIDISSPEVFLVGKNGQGKTNFLEGLYISAYGNSFRTRSANQIFKKNTNELSVRVLYKESEHVSHTISVSVQDKKKEIQKNFKKIKNGKDLISTIPCILFYGDDMEFASGTPSRKRFFIDQSISLCNADFIDYLVKYSKTLRSRNIVLEQKKTIVLDSIDEIFAPTAVYITKERAKIIEEFNKEFSLLYEQIGGISGVEIIYRPAIKAETVEEFLILLAEKRQSDLFDKTTSLGPHRDRIHFIKDKKPFIEHASNGQKRLLALVLRMLQAKEYTKKTGRKPVFLMDDVLLELDPEKRRKFMEILPEYEQLFCTFLPGEPYKNYQKEKTKVYFVEEGQFKLYV
- a CDS encoding CC/Se motif family (seleno)protein, whose protein sequence is MDVKVEDAARDKIKSKNSDSVYCYLRMCASUGGTTLDPTVVVGTPSRIADFNKFENNGITVYVKKGTPCPSGTLTILIGTFLWFEKLMVEGMTN
- a CDS encoding class I SAM-dependent methyltransferase — its product is MYDIIAKNYSEIFPLDNGFSESIYKYYQEKNIKPQNIRILDVGCAVGDLSLKLSGYGFNIVGIDLSESMLAIAKSKICGQSNLKFEKLNMLDIQKLGKFDIVICFGNTVSHLKNEKEIEDFFIAVYNILNADGIFYFEALNYGEILNEKTAYFPVIETENFIFNRSYNYYKKNIVSFEIKFKDKKLNKTYSDLINLFPITKEMILNFLKRAGFSKIKYIANNIEKKTFMEEFNINYEAIK
- a CDS encoding DUF721 domain-containing protein translates to MKNFKTSEELVNMFSQKLEGLMHFKEKNYGDKILSIYEKWEKIISDEKIAANCELSDINNGIAIITVNHSGWSQHIFMKKKKILANFKKFYPELKVKNISVIVQSNFIQNTPPKIKSEYTPSVEEIREIEEFEKTYKKEKSIAPELENALKNLKKAVLQNNIKQLQ